The genomic DNA AGTAATCAAAGGCAATCTATCCCAAGTTCCCCAAACATAATGGAGATACAACTGCGTGAAATTTTCTCTCATATTTATTACAAGATACTAAATTTCTCTTCAACCCGCGCAGGCGGGTTTTGTTTGTGTAGCCGCGATTTCAATCGCCGAGGTATTGATTTGCCTGCGATGATATCGCAACGATGATATCCTAATGATAATACCCCAGCGATCGTATCCCAATTTAGAAATCGGGCGATCGTAATTTCGGTGATTAGAAATCGGGCGATTGGAAATCGGGCGATTGGAAATCGGGCGATTGGAAATCGGGCGATCGTAATTTCGGCGATCGTAATTTCGGCGATTGGAAATCGCGGCTACACAAACAAAGTCCGCCTTCGCGGACTAGGATCGTAATCGGTACGTAGTTTTAAATCCAACCGTGACAAATATTAAACCTCGATCGGGATATACACTACCAGTTTTTGCCTGTGCTGCTGCACTGGCTGCGCTGCGCTATTTGCATAAAGATATTTCATCCGTCGATACCGTATCAGTAGATTTAATTGAACCTGCGATCGCAGCAGAAATTCCCGTAGAGCAGGTAGCATTTCTCAAACCAGGCACGGCTTTGGCTGTCACTCGCTCCGATCCGGGAGATAATCTCGATCTCACTCGCAATACTCCCGTTTGGGCGATGGTGGAATTGGCAACTGGGGAAGAGGAGATAATTATTGTGGGCGGTGAGGGGATAGGTTATCGCCAAGAAGGGGGAGAGGCGGCGATTTACAGCTATGCTCGGCAATTATTGCAGGAAAATTTAAGGCGATCGCTACAACCCGGAGAAAAAATTACTGTTACTATTATTCTCCCCGAAGGTCGCCAATTGGCTGCACGTACCTCTAACGAAGCTTTCGGCGTTGTGGAAGGACTTTCTCTGCTCGGTACTACGGGCATTTCTCAACCGCTGAGTGCTCCTGGTCAATTAGATGATTTTCGCTCAGAATTGCAGAAAAAAGCCGATCTCTTTGATTCTTTAGTCTTCTGTATTGGCGAAAACGGCTTAGACTTAGCGACTCAATTAGGTGTTAACCCAGAAAGATTAGTAAAAACGGCTAACTGGTTGGGCCCAATGCTTGTAGAGGCTGGAGTGCAAGGCTTAAAGTCAGTTTTGCTATTTGGTTATCACGGTAAATTGATGAAATTGGCGGGGGGAATTTTTCACACTCACCATCATCTTGCTGATGGGCGGCGAGAAATACTTACGGCTTATTGTGTAAATTCGGGACTACCGGCTGCGGTTTGTACAGAAATTTTTGCTTGCGTTACAGCGGAAGATGGACTGCAAAAATTGCGAACTTTGGATGAGAATACGGGCAGTAATTGGGTAGAGCGGGTTTACGGTGCGATCGCCTCTCAAATTGACCAAAGATCCTCAGACTATATCTTCACTCACTGCCAGCGTCATCTTACCATTGGTTCGGTACTTTTCGGTCGCGATCGCAAAATCATCCTCAAAAGTGAAATGGGCGATACACTTTTGTCTCAAATTTGTTAATCTAATGTAAATATCTCATAAAAGTTAACAGTTAACCATTAACCGTTAACCGTTAACCGTTAACCGTTAACCGTTAACCGTTAACTATTAACTATCACCATCTACCAATTAAACACTAACCGTGACTTCCCAAATACAAACTGAAGCGCCCGCAGACAACCCTGAAATCGGGCAAGTCAATCGCCAAATGCTAGTAATTCTAGACTTTGGTTCGCAATATTCAGAGCTAATTGCTCGTCGCATCCGCGAAACTCAAGTTTATTCAGAAGTAATATCTTACCGCACTACAGCAGAGCAGTTAGCTACTCTCAATCCTAAAGGAATTATCCTTTCTGGTGGCCCTAGTTCTGTTTATGACGAAGGGGCTCCCCACTGCGATCCAGAAATCTGGAATTTGGGCATCCCAGTTTTAGGTGTTTGCTACGGAATGCAGTTAATGGTAAAGCAATTAGGTGGGAAAGTTGAACGGGCCAAACGAGCAGAATATGGCAAGGCTTCGCTATCAATTAACGATCCTACAGACTTGCTGACTAATGTGGAAGATGGCGCAACAATGTGGATGAGTCACGGCGATAGTTGCGTTGAATTACCCGCAGGGTTTGAAGTGCTCGCTCATACGGATAATACTCCTAGTGCTGCGATCGCGAATTACGATAAAAAGCTTTATGGCGTTCAGTTTCACCCAGAAGTAGTTCACTCCATTGGCGGTTTAGCTTTAATTCGCAATTTTGTCTACCATATTTGCGACTGCGAACCGACTTGGACAACAGAAGCTTTTGTCGAGGAATCAATTCGCGAAATCCGTGCCAGAGTTGGAGACAAACGGGTTTTGCTGGCTTTATCTGGCGGCGTGGATTCTTCCACTTTAGCCTTCTTGCTGCATAAAGCGATCGGCGCTCAATTGACTTGTATGTTTATCGATCAGGGTTTCATGCGAAAGTATGAGCCAGAAAGGTTAGTAAAGTTATTTCACGAACAGTTCCACATCGACGTGCAGTATGTAAATGCGCGCGATCGCTTCCTTGCTAAAATTGCAGGTGTTACCGATCCAGAAGTGAAACGCAAGCACATCGGCCACGAATTTATCCAAGTATTTGAAGAAGAATCTAAGCGTCTGGGCCCCTTCGATTATCTCGCTCAAGGTACTCTTTATCCAGATGTAATTGAATCTGCTGATACTAACGTAGATCCAAAAACAGGAGAGCGAGTTGCTGTTAAGATTAAGAGCCATCATAACGTCGGTGGTTTACCTAAAGATTTGCGGTTTAAGCTAATTGAACCTTTGCGAAAACTATTCAAAGATGAAGTCCGAAAACTCGGTCGTTCGATTGGATTACCAGAAGAAATTGTCAATCGCCATCCTTTCCCCGGCCCTGGTTTAGCAATTCGCATTTTAGGAGAAGTGACAGCAGAACGTTTAAATATTTTGCGAGATGCTGATTTCATCGTCCGCCAGGAGATTAATCGCCAGGGAATGTATAGCGAACTTTGGCAAGCTTTTGCGGTTTTATTACCAGTCCGCAGTGTTGGCGTTATGGGGGATCAACGCACTTATGCTTACCCAATTGTTTTGCGTTTAGTGAAGAGTGAAGATGGGATGACTGCTGATTGGGCACGAGTACCTTACGATTTTCTGGAAACTGTCTCAAATCGAATTGTTAATGAGGTTAAAGGAGTTAACCGCGTGGTTTATGATATTACTTCTAAGCCGCCTGGAACTATTGAATGGGAGTAATTGTTAGTTGTTAGTTGTTAGTTGTTAGTTGTTAGTTGTTAGTTGTTGGTTGTTGGTTGTTAGTTGTTAGTTGTTAGTTGTTGGTTGTTAGTTGTTAGTTGTTAGTTGTTGGTTGTTAGTTGTTAGTTGTTAGTTGTTGGTTGTTAGTTGTTAGTTGTTGGTTGTTAGTTGTTGGTTATTAGTTGTTGGTTATTAGTTGTTAGTTGTTGGTTGTTATATCAATTCTGGCACAGCCGGAATTGATATACTGGCTGACAGAATGTCAAAAGGGTTAAAATATAGGTAAAGGAGCGGTAAAAGTAATAATGAAACGGGAAGATGTATTAGCAATTTTAGCCGCCCACAAGGATAACTTAAAAGGTTTGGGGGTAAAGTCTTTAGATTTGTTTGGTTCAGTGGCGCGGGATGAAGCGCGACCCGATAGTGATGTAGACTTTTTAGTGGAGTTTACTCAACCAGGCGGGCTATTTCAACTATTTAGGGTACAGCACTATTTAGAAGATATATTGGGATGCGCCATTGACTTAGGAACAGAGGATGCTTTGAGGGAACATTTGCGGGAACCTATTCTCAAGGAGGCGATCCGTGCCCTCTAGAGAATGGCCTTTACGAATTCAGGATATTTTGGATGCGATCGCTCGTATTCAAGGAGTTATTACTGGAATAAATTTTACGGAATTTGAGAGCATAGAAGAACTGATTTTGCAAGGGATTCTTTACAACTTTATCATTATTGGTGAAGCTTCTGTTAATGTCAATGATGAAATTAAGTCTCGTTATCCGCAGATTCCTTGGCGTTTAATGGGTGACATGAGAAATGTGATGGCTCACGAGTATTTTCAAGTCAATTTAGATCGGCTTTGGAGAACTATCTCTGAGGATCTACCTCCTCTAGTACCGTTATTAGAGGAATTATTGGCACAGGAAATGAGGGGAGATTAGTATTTTTTTGGATGAGTTTAGTAGGAAATCGCGCAGTCTAATCAAGTAGTAATTACAGGATTCTCTCAATTGGATTCAATTCTGGTCAAGCAAAGCATTGTCACGAGTCTTTTGAGAAGAATTTGACGGAGTTGCAAAAAACACAAGGTTGGATTGCTAGATTGCGGACTGTTAATTCTTGGGATGAAGTGCCGGTTAATTCTTTGAAGTTGGATTGAATTTAAGGTAAATATAGCTGGCTATTTGATGCTAATTGAACGGACGATCTGGTATTGTCCGTGCTTTGTGGTTTTTTGTGGCTGTGGCATAATATATTTATAGTCAGGATGGATGATGGCGAGATGAGTACACAAAAGGAAGAAGAAGCTTATAGGTTATTGATTCAAGGGATTAACCTTTATCGAAAAAGCCGGTTTCGAGAGGCCTTGGCATCTTGGGAACAGGCATTAACAATTTATCGAGAAATCGGATATCGCCAGGGAGAGGCGGCTTCCCTCGGAAATCTGGGAATTGCCTATCAATCATTAGGGCAATTCCAGTTAGCTATAGACTACCACCAGCAGTTATTAGTGATTGTCAGAGAAATCGGATATCGCCAGGGAGAGGCAGCTTCCCTCGGAAATCTGGGAATTGCCTACCAATCATTAGGGCAATTCCATAATGCCATAGACTACCACCAGCAAAATTTAGCAATTGCCAGAGAAATAGAATATCGTCGAGGAGAGGCAATTTCCCTGAGAAATCAGGGACTTGCCTACCAATCATTAGGGCAATTCCAGTTAGCTATAGACTACTATCAGCAGTCTTTAGCCATTAATAGGGAAATCGGATATCGTCAGGAAGAGACCGCTTCCCTGGGAAATCTGGGAAATGCCTACCATTCATTAGGGCAATACCAGTTAGCTATAGACTACCACCAGCAGTCTTTAGCCATTGCCAGGGAAATCGGATATTGCCAGGGAGAGACCGCTTCCCTGGGAAATCTGGGAAATGCCTACCATTCATTAGGGCAATACCAGTTAGCTATAGACTACCACCAGCAGTCTTTAGCCATTGTGAAGGAAATCGGAGATCGCCAGGGAGAGACAACTTCCCTGGGAAATCTGGGAAATGCCTACCAATCATTAGGGCAATTCCAGAAAGCGATTGACTACCAGCAGCAGTCTTTAGCCATTAAGAAGGAAATCGGAGATCGCCAAGGAGAGGCAAATTCTTTGGGAAATCAGGGACTTGCCTACCAATCATTAGGGCAATACCAGTTAGCTATAGACTACCACCAGCATTCTTTAGCCATTAAGAGGGAAATCGGAGATCGCCAGGGAGAGGCAATTTCTCTGGGAAATCTGGGAATTGCCTATAAATCATTAGGGCAATACCAGTTAGCTATAGACTACCACCAGCATTCTTTAGCCATTGCCAGGGAAATAGGAGATCGCGAGGGAGAGGCAACTTCCCTGAATAATCTCGGCGTAACTCTGCAAAGAATCAATCAATTCCCAGAAGCCGAAGAAATCCTACGACAAGCTATCATAACTTGGGAAGAATTACGAACCAATTTAAGAGATGATAGTGATATAGTCTCAATTTTTGAAACCCAGCGATCTTCCTATCGGCTAATGCAAGAAGTGTTAGTTGCCCAAGATAAACTTACCGAAGCTTTAGAATTTTCCGAAAGGGGGCGCACTCGTGCTTTTATCGAGTTACTGAGACGGCAAACCTCAGAACCAGAAAAGGGAGAAAAAGCTGAGGAAATTACAGATTATCTAACAATTTCTGATATCCAGCAAGTTGCCCAAAATCAAAACGCCACCCTCGTTGAATATTCAATAGTTACTGAAGGCATTTATATCTGGGTAATTCAGCCCACAGGAAACATTGAATTTCGCCGCGCCAACTTAACCCCCTTAGAATCTCGCCAGAAATCTCTCAACGATCTCCAAGAAATCATCCTCAAAGCGCGGGTTTCCATTGGTGTCGATGAAAAAGACAGCAATCAAAACAGAATTGAAATAGAAACCGACGACAAAAGAGACACACAATCCAACTTTCCCCTATTGCAATTACTCCATGAAATCCTGATCGCACCCATAGCCGACTTGTTACCCAGAGATCCCGAATCCCCCGTGATTTTCATCCCCCATTATGCCCTATTTTTAGTACCCTTTGCCGCCTTACAAAACCCCCAAGGACGCTATTTCATCGAAGATTATACACCCCTAATCGCCCCATCCATCGAAGTCTTAAAACACACCCACGCGCAAGATCGGCAAAGGCGAGAAACCCGGCAAAAAGCCCTAGTAGTAGCTGAACCAACCTTACACCAAAACTTCCAAGCAGATCCTTATAAACTGCGTCCCTATCCATTTATGGAAGCAGCAGCCGAAAGCATCGCCACCATCTTAGAAACCACCGCCATCACGGGAGACAAAGCCACCAAAGTTGCCGTCATCAACGGAATGCTAGAAACGCGCATCGTCCACATTTTCGCCCACGGACTTTTAGACGAATATAAACCCGATGAAATTGCTAAAGGGCGGATTCCCGGCACAATTGTTTTAGCCCCTGCCGATGGTGATGATGGGGCGTTAAATGCCGCTGAAATTATTGATAAAGAACTCAATTGTGAGATAGTAGTATTGAGTGCCTGTAGCACCGGCAAAGGCACAATTACCGGCGATGGAATTATTGGGTTATCGCGCTGTTTTATTCTCGCAGGAGTTCCCAGTTTAATCGTTTCCCTGTGGAATATTGGCGCACCGGCCGCTAAGGTTTTGATGACTCAATTTTATCAGAATTTAGCTAATGGGGAAAATCGCGGGGCGGCCTTGCGCCATGCTATGTTGGGGACGAAAAAAAATGATGAATATTCCAGTCCTTCCGATTGGGCGGGCTTTACCCTGATTGGCGAAACCTCAAGTTTAAAATTAGAAATTATCACCATAGAGGAGATTTTTAACATTATGTCAATTCCTGAAAATGCGACACCAGAAGAAGTTATTGAAGGATTTTATAAAGCTTTAGAAACCAATCATCCTCGCTTGTTTGCAGAACACAAAGACGCACTTACTGAATTATATTCTCGTCCCGGTGAAACAGCAGAAGAACTTGCCGAAAGGTTTAAATTATGGTGTAAATCTCGTCCTAAAATAGAGGAGGCTGTTGCTAATAAAATCTGTACGGCGGCGGCTAGAGGAACCAGTAGCAATCCTTCAGATCAAGTTGTGAGAGAATCAGATGAAAGGTTAAAAGAAAATCAGGAAAGGTCGAGTTTACCTCCGAAATCACCAGCGGATACTAACCCAAATCAGTAGGGACTTAGGCCTTACCCAAGGCGTGTCAACTTAAACTGAAACCCGCCAGGGGTTAAAACCCCTGTCTAATAGTTTAAGTCCTCTGAAGAGGACTAATTAATTTAAAATTCTTCTTAGTCCTCTTCAGAGGACTTGATCTTTGAGACAGGGGTTTTAACCCCTGTCGGACTATCGGAAAAATAATGACTCAAGAACTACAACTTAAAAATCCTAGCATTACCCTCTACACTTTTCAATTACGCAATGATGCGGACAAAGAAGCGGGAAAATTAGCAGATAATGCCTTGAATTTGTGGACAAACTTGGACGAAGTTGTGGGAAAATTTGGGGTTGACGATCTTAAATCTTTTATCCCTTTATTGATAAATCCCGAAGAGGAAAATCCTTCTTTTCAAAGATTGCTTAAAGAAGAAACCATTAAATTTAATAAAAAAGATAATGGCTTAGAATTAACCATTTATCCAGTTCGGTTTCACGATACCTATAGCGCAGATTTAACTGTTTTTTATCCTAACCAAATTTTGCCAGTTAGTGAATTAGGAAAACTCAATATTGAAGGATGTCTTTTACCCGAATTTATTCGGCCTTCTACTGGGCAAACGTTATTATTTTACGCGGAAACAATAGACGATATTTCTTGTAATAAAGAACTAGCTAAACAATGCTTTCAATATTTACTACAAAATCAAATTCAACCTCAACCCGAACAGATTAAAAAGGGAGTTTTGTTTGGTAGTCCCATTTACGAGTATGATAACGGAGAACTTGACCCTACAAAAAGACATCATATTTTAGTATGGCTTAACTGTAATCCTAAGACTGTCGAAGCTCTTACTACAGATTTTAATCCTTATTTTCATCGCTTACTATTATACCGTCACAAGATTTTATTTTCTTATTACCGTTCTCGATCTTGGTATCAACACGGCAAAGCAATTGCTGCTAAACTTGATGCAAAACAAAGCGAATTTAAGGCAATTGATAATCAAAATGATGCAGTTGCAAGGCTGGAAGCATTAAAGAAATTACTTGCAGAAGTTAGAATATTAGGGTTTGACTATAGCCGATGTTTGCGGGATATTAGCGAATGTATCAATACTATCACTACTAACACGGAAAACTATGTTCAAATTTTAGCAACTATTCAAGATTTACAATTTCAATCGGATAAGTTACAGTTTTTAGATAAATTCGCTGAGGTAAGTAAAAATAAATATCAGGAACAAATCAAGGTAGACTTAAATTACTTGATTGCTAGTCAGAATTTATTTCAAGAAATGATTGCTAATATCCGAGGAATGGTAGAGATTGAACAAATAGAAGCGGACAGAAAAAGCAGTGAACAAGATACTATTAGCAGTCGCAACTTAAATATTACCATTGGAGTTGTTGGCGGAGGAATGGCAGCCGCCGGTATTGTTGCTACCAGCTATGGGTTGATAAAACCTGAACTACCTTTGTTAATGCCTTGGGATAAAAATGCTGGCAGTATACATCCTTTTACACAATCAGTTTTTTGGAGTTTATTAATTGGTTTTATCCCAGTTTTGGTATGGGCGTTGATATGGTTAAAAAATTCTCGCAAAGATAAATAATTCCGGTAGGGGCGGGTTCGCCAAAATATTGTAATAAAAACGATAAATCTATAAAACCCGCCCCGGATTAATCGTGGGGTGGGGGCGGGTTTTTGAGTCTTTACGCTACGCTTTTAGCTATTGGCGAACCCGCCCCTACAGGTCTTTGAAAATGATATAATATGTGAAATTAATTAAACATAAATCCGGTAGGGGCGGGTTCGCCAAAATATTGTAATAAAAACGATAAATTCACAAAACCCGCCCCGGATTAATCGTGGGGTGGGGGCGGGTTTTTTAGTCTTTCCGCTACGCTTTTAGCTATTGGCGAACCCGCCCCTACAGGTCTTTAAAAATGATATAATACGTGAAATTAATTAAACATAAATCCACAACACACCATATCAAAACTCACTCAGGAAACTTCCCCTCTCTAACTTCCATTGCATAATTCTGCACGGCCTCAGTAATAGTTTCCCGCAAATTAGTATAGGCCTTCGCAAACGGAGGCAACCGCACAGAAAGCCCCAACAAATCATTAATTACCAAAACTTGACCGTCACAATCAGGCCCCGCCCCAATGCCAATAGTAGGAATTACTAACTTTTGACTAATTTGAGCCGCTAAATCCGCCGGAATATGCTCTAATACGATCGCAAAAGCCCCCGCGTCTTGAAGCGCGATCGCTTCCCCTAAAATTCTCTCACTCGCCTCAGCCGTTTTCCCCTGTTTCCGATAACCCAGTTGGTGTACCGACTGCGGAGTTAAACCAACGTGGCCCATAACGGGTATTCCTGCTAATGTTAGCTGAGAAACTGTTTGCGCGATCGCCGGGTTTCCCCCCTCTAACTTTATCGCTTGCGCCCCCGTTTCTTTCAACACCCTCCCCGCTGAGTGCATCGCTTGTTGCGGACTTTCTTGATAACTTAAAAAAGGCAAATCCACCACAACTAACGCTTCCTTAACTCCGCGACGAACCGCTTTCGCGTGATGGATCATTTCATCGAGAGTTACTGGCAGAGTTGTTTCATAGCCTAATGCTACCATTGCCAGAGAATCGCCTACTAAAATAATATCAACACCTGCTCGATCTAAGAGTTCAGCAATAGCGAAATCGTAGGCCGTCAAAACTACAATTTGACGACCTTGCTGTTTAGATTGAATTAATTGGTTAATAGTGACTGGCATTAACTTACTAAATAGGGGCTAGGGGCTAGGGGCTAGGGGCTAGGGGAAGAAGAAGAAGAAGAAGGGGAAGAAGGGAATAGAATCAAGGGTGGAAGTAATGAGCAAGTGTCCTAACCGACGAAAGCGATTGCTATAATAGGGAGTTGTTGGCATAAATTTACACTCTGATATAGCTTTGTTTTCCCTCTGCGGGCAATATCCTCAGCACTTGATTTTTCAAGTCTGGTTCTAAGCCTAAATCTTCTAAGGGAATTTGACCGAGTAAAGGTTCTTGACCTGCGGGAAGTTCCACACAATTATATAACCCTTGTCGCCCTGCGACGGAAAGAGTGATATCCTTAAAAACGCGAAACATCCTGTTGCCAATTACTGTCTCCCCTTGAATTTCTCCAGTCATAGGCAAACCCAAATCACTAATAATATCTGCTGGCAAACACAGTCTAGTCGCTCCTGTATCCACTAAAACGTTATCGAGAGTAATAGAGCGGATTTGCTCTAGAGCAATAAACCCTCTTTCTGCTAAAATCTCGTCTATATGGTTAGTAACGGTGATGGTGGTTGTAACTCTGCCCATTTTTATTTCCTAGTTTTTATGGGGATACGATCTTATCTATAGCATTTTTTAATTGAGTATGTGCTGCTCTTAATTAACAGTTAACAGTTAACAGTTAACAATTAACAATTAACAATTAACAATCTAGCGCCATCCCAACCACCGCAATAAAGGAACAATTAAATAATGACTCGCGCCCAAACACAATCCGATCGCACTTCCCATTAAGCCAAAAAAGGCTATGCTTCCCCAAAATTGTAACCAATTGGGTTGAGAATGAGCCAGTAAAAGGAAGCGCAAGAAACTATCAGGGAAAAAATTAAAGGTTTTGAAGCTAGCAAACACAGCAAAAGGTGCGATCGCGGCCACGAAAGTGTGTACCCCATGATGGCTACGCAAACCCATTCCCAAGGTCAGAGATGCGATCGCCATCGCCCCTACTAACATCATCTCATCTATCCCACTCGCCCAACACAACCCCCCCAATCCATAGCCCAGCATTCCCGTCAAACCGGCCATCCAATACCGGCGACGCTGGCGAAATCCTCCCGCATCCGTCAAACCGAAAGCAGTTCCCAAACCAGCACATCCAAACAGCAACACCTCTACCCCGACATTGAAGGTAAGATCGGGTACGAGCTCGTGCAATCCCTGATTAAGCAAACTCGCCAACTGTGGGCCAAAAGGCGACCAATAAGCCAAAATCAAGCCACCGATCGCCCCTACACTTCCACCCAGTCCGCCCAGTACCATTTCCCAAGCAGTATCTAGAGAGGCTACCACTGTCTGCGCGATCGCGCTGAACAGTAAAACAGTTAAACTTCCAATCCCTTCAGCTACCGTCCCCAACACTTCCCAGGAAAAATTGAGCACGCCTTGACCTACAGCAACGATCGAAGTCTGCGAATTCTGGCTTAAAGAAATTTTAGCGAGGCGATCGCGAATTTGATCCGCATTTACCGGACGTTCCCGCGCCTGCGATCGCACCATATCATCCAATAAATTAGCCAAACTCTGACTATGAGGCGCAATATGTCGCCATCGCAACTCGCCAGTTAAAGGATCTTCAAGATCCGCCGGATATTTACCAGTTAATAAGTTAATGCAAGTCCGGCCCAAAGCATAGAAATCCGCAGCAGGCCCAACCGCACCCCCGACAATTTGTTCTGGAGGACTGTAACCTGGAGAAATTAGTCGCGTCGAACTCAAACTCCCTTTATTAACTGCATCCACCCCTACCTGTTTCGCCCCCCCAAAATCAATCATCACCAATTGCCCAGTTTCCTCCCTGAGCATTAAATTAGAAGGCTTAATGTCTCGGTGAATAATATTGCGATCGTGCAACTCCTGCAAAATCTCCACTGCTTGAGTTAGCCAACTAAATACCCACGCCTCTGGACACCCTTGAGGGCGATCGTCGAGAATATCCTGTAAAGTTTTGCCGTGAATTTTTTCCATCAACAGACAAGGGAGGCGGCGTTGCGAGTAATTCCCTTGATTTGAGACAATTCGGAGTTCTAAGTGAAAATAACAGTCAGGCTCGATTCTGGGTATCCCTGGATGGCGTAAACTCGCTAACATCCACGCTTCTTGCTCGAACAATTCTAAAGCTTTGGGGGAATTTTCGAGCAGGACTTTGAGTACTCGTTCTGTCTGACTCTGCAAGTCCCAGACAGTGTAAATCGCTGCAAAACCCCCAATTCCGAGGCGTTGTAAAGGAATATAGCGATTTAGCAGCCGCAGGGGAGCTCCGCAACTCTGACAAAAATTATTACCCCAAGTCTGAGGATAAGGCCTTGGGCAATCGGGGTTAATGCAGTGGGCGGTGGTAAGAATAGGCTGAGGCACAACCAATTTGGTAGGGTCTGAATATCCTTATTATGTGTCAAAGAGGTGAGATCGTTGATTTAATCTGTTCCCACCGTTTAATGTGATTGGCGAACCCGTCCTTACAGGCTTTCTCGTTTTCTCGTTCCCAGTTAGAGCCTGGGAATGCGTAGCTGAAGGCTCGGCTTTCAAATAATATCACAATTAGGAAAACAAATCATGTCTCAAAATACTAACAAAAGAACAAGTCCACCGCCCATTGTTTTTATTATTCTCTTTTGCTTAATTGGGTTTGGTGCATACAAGTTTCTTCCTAGTTTATTCAAGGGGAAAAGTTCACAGCCATCGGGAGCGATCGCCAATCGTGCAAGTTTAGGAAATCAGATATTACTAACATCGCAAACCACAGCCGAAAAGCAAGCAGGTATTACAGCTTTTGCTAAAGGAGATTACCAAGAAGCTGTCCAAAAATTTCAGGCGGCGCTGCAACAAAATCGTAATGACCCGGAAACTGTTATCTATTTGAATAATGCCAGAGCTAGCAATGGTTCTTCCTTAAAAATTGCTGTCAGCGTTCCCATTGGTAGCAATCCGAATGTTGCCCAAGAAATCCTCCGAGGTGTGGCCCAAGCTCAGGATCAAATCAATACTAGCGGTGGCATCAATGGCGCACAACTGCAAGTAGAGATTGTCAATGATGACAACAATTCAGAGGTGGTCAAAGAAGTTGCAAAATCATTAACACAGGATGCAAAGATACTAGCAGTAATTGG from Kamptonema formosum PCC 6407 includes the following:
- a CDS encoding CHAT domain-containing protein gives rise to the protein MLCGFLWLWHNIFIVRMDDGEMSTQKEEEAYRLLIQGINLYRKSRFREALASWEQALTIYREIGYRQGEAASLGNLGIAYQSLGQFQLAIDYHQQLLVIVREIGYRQGEAASLGNLGIAYQSLGQFHNAIDYHQQNLAIAREIEYRRGEAISLRNQGLAYQSLGQFQLAIDYYQQSLAINREIGYRQEETASLGNLGNAYHSLGQYQLAIDYHQQSLAIAREIGYCQGETASLGNLGNAYHSLGQYQLAIDYHQQSLAIVKEIGDRQGETTSLGNLGNAYQSLGQFQKAIDYQQQSLAIKKEIGDRQGEANSLGNQGLAYQSLGQYQLAIDYHQHSLAIKREIGDRQGEAISLGNLGIAYKSLGQYQLAIDYHQHSLAIAREIGDREGEATSLNNLGVTLQRINQFPEAEEILRQAIITWEELRTNLRDDSDIVSIFETQRSSYRLMQEVLVAQDKLTEALEFSERGRTRAFIELLRRQTSEPEKGEKAEEITDYLTISDIQQVAQNQNATLVEYSIVTEGIYIWVIQPTGNIEFRRANLTPLESRQKSLNDLQEIILKARVSIGVDEKDSNQNRIEIETDDKRDTQSNFPLLQLLHEILIAPIADLLPRDPESPVIFIPHYALFLVPFAALQNPQGRYFIEDYTPLIAPSIEVLKHTHAQDRQRRETRQKALVVAEPTLHQNFQADPYKLRPYPFMEAAAESIATILETTAITGDKATKVAVINGMLETRIVHIFAHGLLDEYKPDEIAKGRIPGTIVLAPADGDDGALNAAEIIDKELNCEIVVLSACSTGKGTITGDGIIGLSRCFILAGVPSLIVSLWNIGAPAAKVLMTQFYQNLANGENRGAALRHAMLGTKKNDEYSSPSDWAGFTLIGETSSLKLEIITIEEIFNIMSIPENATPEEVIEGFYKALETNHPRLFAEHKDALTELYSRPGETAEELAERFKLWCKSRPKIEEAVANKICTAAARGTSSNPSDQVVRESDERLKENQERSSLPPKSPADTNPNQ
- a CDS encoding HepT-like ribonuclease domain-containing protein; translation: MPSREWPLRIQDILDAIARIQGVITGINFTEFESIEELILQGILYNFIIIGEASVNVNDEIKSRYPQIPWRLMGDMRNVMAHEYFQVNLDRLWRTISEDLPPLVPLLEELLAQEMRGD
- the cbiD gene encoding cobalt-precorrin-5B (C(1))-methyltransferase CbiD, whose amino-acid sequence is MTNIKPRSGYTLPVFACAAALAALRYLHKDISSVDTVSVDLIEPAIAAEIPVEQVAFLKPGTALAVTRSDPGDNLDLTRNTPVWAMVELATGEEEIIIVGGEGIGYRQEGGEAAIYSYARQLLQENLRRSLQPGEKITVTIILPEGRQLAARTSNEAFGVVEGLSLLGTTGISQPLSAPGQLDDFRSELQKKADLFDSLVFCIGENGLDLATQLGVNPERLVKTANWLGPMLVEAGVQGLKSVLLFGYHGKLMKLAGGIFHTHHHLADGRREILTAYCVNSGLPAAVCTEIFACVTAEDGLQKLRTLDENTGSNWVERVYGAIASQIDQRSSDYIFTHCQRHLTIGSVLFGRDRKIILKSEMGDTLLSQIC
- the guaA gene encoding glutamine-hydrolyzing GMP synthase, with translation MLVILDFGSQYSELIARRIRETQVYSEVISYRTTAEQLATLNPKGIILSGGPSSVYDEGAPHCDPEIWNLGIPVLGVCYGMQLMVKQLGGKVERAKRAEYGKASLSINDPTDLLTNVEDGATMWMSHGDSCVELPAGFEVLAHTDNTPSAAIANYDKKLYGVQFHPEVVHSIGGLALIRNFVYHICDCEPTWTTEAFVEESIREIRARVGDKRVLLALSGGVDSSTLAFLLHKAIGAQLTCMFIDQGFMRKYEPERLVKLFHEQFHIDVQYVNARDRFLAKIAGVTDPEVKRKHIGHEFIQVFEEESKRLGPFDYLAQGTLYPDVIESADTNVDPKTGERVAVKIKSHHNVGGLPKDLRFKLIEPLRKLFKDEVRKLGRSIGLPEEIVNRHPFPGPGLAIRILGEVTAERLNILRDADFIVRQEINRQGMYSELWQAFAVLLPVRSVGVMGDQRTYAYPIVLRLVKSEDGMTADWARVPYDFLETVSNRIVNEVKGVNRVVYDITSKPPGTIEWE
- a CDS encoding nucleotidyltransferase family protein; translated protein: MKREDVLAILAAHKDNLKGLGVKSLDLFGSVARDEARPDSDVDFLVEFTQPGGLFQLFRVQHYLEDILGCAIDLGTEDALREHLREPILKEAIRAL